In the genome of Vibrio sp. NTOU-M3, one region contains:
- a CDS encoding glycosyltransferase: MRIETSSAPHPTTIHVVQRMAPGGLESLALDLLNFSSHPEHTLIISLEGTKNEAIKHWPKLEQYRDQLIFLNKKPGVQLSTLFQLKNMFNELRPQVVHTHHIGPLVYGGIAAKFADIKTRIHTEHDCWHLNNPKHVRLQKWALALAKPTLVADAYQVFNLLNEQFQYPKLTTIKNGIDCKKFIPGLREEARIRYNLPLSRPIIGCAGRLEKVKGHDLMIKALANMPQPIMLVIAGMGSEYDNLIRLTEQLGVANRVRFLGLVSDMPSFYHSLDLFCLPSRSEGFPLAPLEAQACGIPSAVTDVGASSETLCPLTGVLIPPRSPSLMAPILEEAIGKVHTVSPRDFVLNNNEIRQMVKAYEAIAAEDAA; this comes from the coding sequence ATGCGTATTGAGACATCTTCTGCTCCACATCCTACTACGATCCACGTTGTTCAACGTATGGCGCCAGGAGGCCTCGAAAGCCTTGCACTGGACTTACTCAATTTTTCTTCACACCCGGAACATACACTGATCATCAGTTTGGAAGGAACAAAAAATGAAGCAATTAAGCACTGGCCGAAATTAGAACAATATCGGGACCAGCTTATTTTCTTAAATAAGAAACCGGGTGTTCAGCTTTCAACGCTTTTTCAATTAAAAAATATGTTCAACGAATTGCGTCCTCAAGTGGTGCACACTCACCATATTGGTCCGTTGGTCTATGGTGGTATCGCGGCTAAATTTGCCGACATAAAAACCAGAATACACACAGAGCACGATTGCTGGCACTTAAATAACCCCAAACATGTTCGGCTGCAAAAATGGGCATTGGCGTTAGCGAAACCGACATTAGTCGCCGATGCCTATCAAGTCTTTAATCTTCTCAATGAACAATTTCAATACCCTAAACTCACCACGATTAAAAATGGCATTGACTGCAAAAAATTTATTCCAGGTCTACGCGAAGAAGCACGGATACGATACAACCTTCCGCTCTCTCGGCCAATTATTGGCTGTGCCGGACGGTTAGAAAAAGTTAAAGGGCATGACCTCATGATCAAAGCCCTTGCTAACATGCCACAACCTATCATGTTAGTTATTGCAGGTATGGGTAGCGAGTATGACAATCTCATACGCCTGACTGAACAACTTGGTGTTGCAAATCGGGTACGCTTTTTAGGCCTAGTGTCTGATATGCCCAGTTTCTACCACTCTCTTGATCTATTTTGCCTCCCTTCGCGCTCCGAAGGTTTTCCACTTGCACCTTTAGAAGCACAAGCATGCGGGATTCCTTCAGCAGTCACCGATGTCGGTGCTAGTTCAGAAACCTTGTGCCCTCTTACTGGTGTTTTGATCCCACCTAGAAGCCCTTCTTTGATGGCTCCAATTTTGGAAGAAGCAATTGGAAAAGTGCATACCGTGTCACCGCGCGATTTTGTACTAAACAACAATGAGATACGTCAAATGGTCAAAGCTTACGAAGCCATTGCAGCGGAGGATGCCGCATGA
- a CDS encoding FecCD family ABC transporter permease, which yields MSKLSKYQFAWLLGISALLFAFAFSLKCGAVSISINEVFAGLRSFNQEDASMTSRILLELRLPRALLAIIAGAGLATVGALLQTTTRNDLADPFLFGLSSGASVGAVLVITHLGDALGVWSLPIAAFCGGILSACSVLTLFTLQKRRGNNNLVLCGLAISFLFGAITSFLIYSGDQRAASSILFWTMGGLGLARWENLIFAAIGLLSIIILSLRRYRELDTLLVSEQTTQSLGINIHRLRSEVFVCCAFCTACIVALTGVIGFIGLMVPHLVRPFSGMTHKRALPLVALWGGVMLLVGDIASRTILAPQELPVGIVTAALGGVFVLYLVWKKPMH from the coding sequence TTGAGTAAGCTATCGAAATACCAATTTGCATGGTTGCTTGGGATAAGTGCCCTACTTTTTGCATTTGCATTCAGCTTAAAATGTGGCGCAGTTTCAATCTCAATAAATGAGGTCTTTGCTGGTTTACGCTCCTTTAACCAAGAAGATGCCAGCATGACCAGTCGCATACTGCTTGAACTACGCCTCCCCAGAGCACTGCTCGCTATCATTGCCGGAGCTGGGCTTGCAACCGTAGGTGCATTACTGCAAACCACGACACGTAATGATCTCGCCGATCCATTTCTATTTGGTTTATCGTCAGGCGCTTCTGTTGGCGCCGTTTTAGTTATCACTCATTTGGGAGATGCTTTGGGTGTTTGGTCGTTACCAATAGCGGCGTTTTGTGGTGGTATTTTATCAGCATGTTCCGTACTCACCTTGTTTACGCTTCAAAAAAGACGCGGGAACAACAACCTCGTCCTGTGTGGACTAGCAATATCCTTTCTATTCGGTGCGATCACGAGTTTCTTAATCTATTCTGGCGATCAACGGGCAGCGAGTTCTATTTTGTTTTGGACTATGGGAGGCTTAGGTTTAGCCCGTTGGGAGAACCTGATCTTTGCTGCGATAGGACTACTAAGCATCATCATACTTAGTCTAAGACGCTACAGAGAGTTGGATACCCTATTAGTTAGTGAACAAACTACCCAATCACTCGGTATTAATATTCATCGTTTAAGAAGTGAGGTTTTTGTATGCTGTGCATTTTGCACGGCTTGTATTGTTGCACTGACCGGTGTGATTGGGTTCATTGGCTTAATGGTTCCCCATTTGGTGAGACCTTTTTCGGGTATGACACATAAACGCGCATTACCACTGGTTGCATTATGGGGAGGTGTCATGCTGTTAGTTGGCGACATTGCAAGCCGCACTATTCTCGCACCACAAGAATTGCCTGTTGGCATTGTAACCGCTGCATTGGGCGGCGTATTCGTCTTGTATCTTGTTTGGAAAAAACCAATGCACTAA
- a CDS encoding ABC transporter substrate-binding protein, translated as MKKTVLLSLIIPFSAANAASTTYPITIDNCGTPLVIEKRPSRAVFHDINMTEMAFALELQQDMIGVSGISGWYKMSPSFKKTLGDIPELSPKYPSLETLIAAKPDFFFAGWNYGMKVGGEVTPQSLKPYGIDTLILSESCIHTNKLKNGASMALLYDDIQKLGMIFDKQDRANALVQEWQARIQAIKAKHSQSNSPAPKVFLFDSGEDKPFTAGKYAMPNAMIRQAGGINVTGDMETSWGRTSWEHVAKQNPDVIILLDYQTAHGADSLKTFLEQHPLMKHTTAVKSEHYVKLRYEQLTPGPANIDAIETLSKAFFPVSAKAE; from the coding sequence ATGAAAAAAACTGTATTGCTCTCCCTTATCATCCCCTTTTCAGCTGCAAATGCTGCCAGTACGACTTATCCCATCACTATCGACAATTGCGGTACACCGTTGGTCATTGAAAAGCGTCCTTCACGTGCTGTTTTTCACGACATCAATATGACGGAGATGGCATTTGCACTAGAGCTTCAACAAGACATGATTGGGGTTAGTGGGATCTCTGGATGGTATAAGATGTCTCCTTCATTTAAGAAAACCTTGGGTGACATTCCAGAACTCTCGCCCAAATACCCATCTCTCGAAACCCTTATCGCTGCTAAACCCGATTTCTTCTTTGCTGGTTGGAATTACGGAATGAAAGTCGGTGGTGAAGTCACACCACAAAGCTTAAAACCTTATGGCATCGATACGTTGATACTTTCCGAAAGCTGCATTCATACTAATAAGTTAAAAAATGGGGCGAGCATGGCTTTGCTTTACGATGACATTCAGAAGCTGGGGATGATCTTTGACAAGCAAGACAGAGCTAATGCATTAGTGCAGGAATGGCAAGCGCGGATTCAGGCGATTAAAGCGAAACACAGCCAATCGAATAGCCCGGCCCCAAAGGTATTCTTATTTGATTCAGGTGAAGATAAACCCTTCACCGCCGGCAAATATGCCATGCCTAATGCCATGATCCGTCAAGCAGGTGGCATCAATGTGACTGGTGATATGGAAACAAGCTGGGGTCGAACATCATGGGAACATGTGGCAAAGCAGAACCCAGATGTGATTATTTTATTGGATTATCAAACGGCACATGGCGCTGATTCACTTAAGACCTTTTTGGAACAACACCCGTTGATGAAGCACACCACGGCAGTTAAATCAGAGCATTACGTAAAACTACGTTATGAGCAGCTTACGCCCGGGCCTGCCAATATCGATGCAATAGAAACGCTTTCTAAAGCGTTTTTCCCTGTAAGTGCAAAGGCAGAATAA
- a CDS encoding ABC transporter ATP-binding protein produces MDTSLPPILSAHQLCADSPLKWRAINNTTFTVAHGECIAVIGPNGSGKSSLLKTILGEYHAVQGQLQLNGIPTDDLTQSQKAKMIALVAQQEHVDPRLTVFEYVSLGRVPHTFCCGPKEHDRAVKQAINDVGLSHKSHQRVGVLSGGELQRANIARAFAQEPKLLLLDEPTNHLDPLARFELLALIKRKGVSSIVVLHDLPLVTPFADKVLLMANQSMVTFAPPHQVMNDQFITPTFGLRVITLNHPQIPRAVHHFEAAPSHLNLSPIGVL; encoded by the coding sequence ATGGATACTTCATTACCCCCTATCTTATCGGCTCATCAACTATGCGCTGATAGCCCCTTAAAATGGAGAGCGATTAATAATACGACGTTTACTGTGGCTCATGGCGAGTGCATTGCCGTCATTGGCCCTAACGGCAGTGGTAAATCAAGCTTACTAAAAACCATTCTTGGCGAATATCACGCAGTACAAGGTCAGCTACAACTTAATGGCATTCCAACCGATGATCTGACGCAAAGCCAAAAGGCCAAAATGATTGCTCTGGTTGCGCAGCAGGAACATGTTGATCCTCGTCTGACGGTATTTGAATACGTTTCATTAGGCCGTGTCCCCCATACTTTTTGCTGTGGCCCCAAAGAGCATGACCGAGCAGTAAAACAAGCGATTAATGATGTCGGTTTATCACATAAAAGTCACCAACGCGTAGGTGTGTTATCTGGCGGAGAACTGCAACGCGCAAACATTGCGAGAGCGTTTGCACAGGAACCTAAATTACTGCTTCTTGACGAGCCAACCAACCATCTGGATCCATTAGCGCGGTTTGAGTTGCTTGCACTCATCAAGCGTAAAGGCGTTTCTTCGATCGTTGTTTTGCATGACTTGCCTTTAGTGACCCCATTTGCAGACAAAGTACTATTGATGGCCAATCAATCTATGGTCACCTTTGCTCCACCACATCAAGTGATGAATGACCAATTCATCACGCCGACGTTTGGGCTGCGAGTCATCACACTTAATCATCCGCAGATACCCAGAGCGGTACATCATTTTGAAGCCGCACCCTCTCACCTGAATCTTTCACCTATAGGAGTCTTGTAA
- a CDS encoding GumC family protein, with translation MNELKFRIVILLSGAWRRRYLIVLPVLILPVMGFVISKLVPTTYHAHTSMLIQETAKMNPFLEDLAVSTMLKERLNALSTLLKSRHVLKSVAKERGLINDTMTPAEIERVINHISSNLTISQLGKDFLKIQLSARHPEGMKELLESVSNHFIEQLLAPERSSIQDSRDFLSFHIDKRRNELDLAESALAEYQNQYASVTPEMQGQTLTRLAALKQSLAEKEAELAGVKKSLGSLDQQLSRTNPVIGRIEDQIIEIRSQLTLLQAKYTDQHSSVQAKKRELTRLEDERALLVGQTQPNMNTDQLWDIASSNLGNISEIQPLLVTQLHSLQTVRGQYESLSEETKSLRGMIEQLETQTKSFGDNAKQLFRLEREVQIKRQLFDELIERYEMAQLTGSLGIFEQNKRVKIIDLPYTPSVPSNLPAIIFVLAGFVGGIALGIGLATLAELFDTSVRRRDQLEEITGVPVITVIPKV, from the coding sequence ATGAACGAACTTAAATTCAGAATTGTAATTTTGTTGAGTGGCGCGTGGCGACGTCGCTATCTCATTGTGTTACCGGTGTTGATTCTTCCGGTTATGGGTTTTGTTATCAGTAAATTGGTACCGACAACCTACCACGCACACACCAGTATGTTGATTCAAGAAACGGCCAAAATGAACCCGTTTTTGGAAGACTTAGCTGTATCAACCATGCTCAAAGAGCGTTTAAATGCCTTAAGTACATTACTTAAAAGTCGCCATGTGTTGAAATCAGTGGCTAAAGAGCGCGGACTGATCAACGACACCATGACCCCAGCTGAAATTGAACGGGTGATCAATCACATTTCGTCAAACTTAACCATCAGCCAATTGGGAAAAGACTTTCTAAAAATTCAACTTTCAGCACGCCACCCTGAGGGAATGAAAGAACTGTTGGAATCTGTTAGCAATCATTTTATTGAGCAGCTATTAGCACCTGAGCGTTCATCAATTCAAGATTCGCGGGATTTCCTCTCCTTTCATATCGATAAAAGAAGAAACGAATTGGATTTGGCCGAATCAGCATTGGCGGAATACCAAAACCAATACGCTTCAGTTACTCCTGAAATGCAAGGACAAACACTAACTCGACTCGCTGCATTAAAGCAAAGTCTTGCCGAGAAAGAAGCAGAGCTAGCTGGGGTTAAAAAAAGTTTAGGTTCATTAGACCAACAACTATCCAGAACAAACCCCGTGATCGGTCGTATTGAAGATCAAATCATTGAAATACGCAGCCAACTGACGTTACTACAAGCTAAGTACACAGACCAACATAGTTCTGTTCAAGCCAAAAAGAGAGAATTAACTCGGCTTGAAGATGAAAGAGCCCTTTTAGTCGGCCAAACCCAGCCCAATATGAATACAGATCAATTGTGGGATATTGCCAGCAGCAACCTTGGCAACATCAGCGAGATCCAACCACTACTGGTAACTCAGCTGCATAGTTTGCAAACCGTTCGTGGCCAATATGAATCCTTAAGTGAAGAAACCAAGAGCTTGCGTGGCATGATCGAGCAGTTAGAAACGCAGACTAAAAGCTTCGGTGATAACGCAAAGCAACTCTTTCGCTTAGAGCGCGAAGTTCAGATCAAACGCCAACTCTTTGATGAATTAATTGAACGCTATGAAATGGCTCAATTGACCGGCTCACTTGGTATTTTTGAGCAAAACAAACGGGTCAAAATCATTGATCTCCCCTACACTCCCAGTGTTCCATCTAATCTACCTGCCATCATTTTTGTGTTAGCTGGGTTTGTTGGCGGCATTGCACTCGGAATTGGTTTAGCCACCTTAGCTGAATTGTTCGACACCTCTGTCCGTCGTCGAGATCAGCTTGAAGAAATAACGGGCGTTCCCGTAATTACAGTGATACCCAAGGTTTAA
- a CDS encoding glycosyltransferase → MRDLIVFGEDFGGLPSSTQHIVKYLAKERKVLWVNSIGLRQPRLCWKDAARAMSKLCGLGKGGYQLSTVAEKSDIHVVNLKTIPAPASTFSRQLAKSLMLSQLKPLVERYQLDAPLLWISLPTAADLCGHLGESAVVYYCGDDFSSLAGVDHHVVAQHEHRLTSQADLILGASEKICRKFPACKTHHLPHGVDLDLFSCAAPRASDLPNRGKPVAGFYGSLSEWLDYDMLEQVCTRRPDWDFVFIGPCELNQNKLPKRENVFYLGPKPHHELPCYSQHWDVSLLPFKDNPQIRACSPLKLMEYLAARTPIITTDFPALQPYKQYVNLISDSNDLCATLTTAQLQPKLPENIVSNASWESRSHFVNWLLELL, encoded by the coding sequence ATGCGTGATTTAATTGTTTTTGGAGAAGATTTTGGCGGACTGCCATCGAGTACTCAACATATCGTTAAGTACTTAGCAAAAGAGCGAAAAGTATTGTGGGTAAACTCAATAGGATTAAGACAGCCTCGTCTATGTTGGAAAGATGCTGCTCGCGCCATGAGTAAACTGTGCGGCCTTGGAAAAGGTGGCTATCAACTCAGTACTGTAGCTGAAAAGAGCGATATCCATGTGGTTAATTTAAAAACCATCCCTGCGCCCGCTTCAACATTTTCACGCCAGTTAGCGAAAAGCTTAATGCTTAGTCAGTTAAAACCTTTGGTGGAGCGATATCAATTAGACGCTCCATTATTATGGATATCACTCCCCACAGCAGCTGACTTGTGTGGGCATCTCGGTGAATCTGCAGTTGTTTATTACTGTGGTGATGATTTCTCCTCTCTCGCTGGTGTGGATCACCATGTAGTTGCACAACACGAACACCGATTAACATCGCAAGCAGATTTGATCCTCGGTGCCAGTGAAAAAATCTGTCGTAAGTTTCCAGCCTGTAAGACCCATCATTTACCTCATGGTGTCGACTTAGACCTGTTTAGTTGCGCTGCACCACGTGCCAGTGATCTTCCCAACCGAGGAAAACCAGTCGCAGGCTTTTATGGCAGTTTATCGGAATGGCTGGATTACGACATGTTGGAGCAAGTATGCACTCGACGCCCTGATTGGGATTTTGTTTTTATCGGTCCATGCGAACTCAACCAAAACAAGCTTCCTAAACGTGAAAATGTTTTCTACCTTGGCCCTAAACCTCACCACGAGCTGCCTTGTTATAGTCAACATTGGGACGTCAGCCTTTTACCGTTTAAAGATAACCCACAAATTCGTGCTTGTAGTCCATTAAAATTGATGGAATATCTCGCAGCGAGAACCCCTATCATCACAACGGATTTTCCTGCTCTACAGCCCTACAAACAGTATGTAAATCTAATCTCTGACAGTAATGACCTATGTGCCACGCTCACTACGGCCCAGCTTCAACCCAAATTACCGGAAAATATCGTTTCTAATGCAAGCTGGGAGTCTCGAAGTCACTTTGTGAATTGGTTGTTGGAGCTTTTATGA
- a CDS encoding DapH/DapD/GlmU-related protein — protein sequence MLATRLNHVKIWLKDNPNPTYRRLFLMLKRIRACDIPTPKFYNHFAYAVVKTINNLIGGLTRVLIYTPAFKGRLNTCGHSLYLYGGLPFISGPLAIHMGSQCRISGHTTFSGRTAATQPELIIGDNVGIGWQTTIAVAGKVILGDNVRIGGRAFLFGYSGHSLDPKLRAEGIGDDDGHIGDIILERDVWLGTNVTVRQGVTIGHGTVVAAGSVVTKSLPPMVIAAGNPARVLKELNSNTYDIRHMEG from the coding sequence ATGTTGGCAACAAGACTAAATCACGTAAAAATCTGGCTCAAAGACAACCCAAATCCAACCTATCGCAGACTCTTTTTGATGTTAAAACGCATCCGAGCGTGCGATATCCCAACGCCAAAGTTCTATAACCACTTTGCGTATGCCGTAGTAAAGACGATTAACAATTTAATCGGTGGATTAACTAGAGTTCTTATCTATACACCCGCGTTTAAAGGCAGACTCAACACCTGTGGACATTCTCTCTATTTGTATGGCGGCCTACCTTTTATTTCCGGCCCTCTTGCGATTCATATGGGTAGCCAGTGTCGTATTTCAGGCCATACCACTTTTAGTGGCCGTACTGCCGCCACGCAACCTGAGCTGATTATTGGTGACAATGTCGGGATCGGTTGGCAAACCACAATTGCAGTGGCAGGCAAAGTTATCTTAGGCGACAACGTTCGTATCGGAGGCCGTGCTTTCTTATTTGGCTATTCGGGCCATTCTCTAGACCCCAAACTTCGAGCTGAAGGTATTGGAGATGACGATGGACATATCGGAGACATCATTTTAGAGCGTGATGTCTGGCTGGGTACCAATGTGACCGTTCGTCAAGGTGTCACCATCGGTCATGGCACAGTGGTAGCAGCAGGCAGCGTTGTCACTAAAAGCTTACCTCCTATGGTGATCGCGGCTGGTAATCCCGCCCGTGTATTAAAAGAACTCAATAGCAACACTTACGACATACGTCATATGGAGGGCTAA